The genomic region GCGGTGCCCCCTGTGGTAGCGATCATCGCAATTGAAACACAACCCGCGCTCCCTGCGGGTTGCAATCTCTTCCGGGGTCAAACGCTTTACGGCGGGTGGTGTGGGATGGGGAGGGCTAGGTAAAAGAGGGGTGGGGCTAGGGTTAATGGTTCTGAGAGGAAGGGGCTGTGTTAAGGAGGGAGAGGGAAAAGGTGGAGGTGGTTTGGGGCGTTGCTGGGGCCGCGCGTCCATAATTTTTTCCTCCTGCAGACGAGCCAGGCCCGCCGCCTGAACAAGGGTAAGAGGCTGGTGGGCCTGGACCTCACGGCGGATTTTGGGGGTGAGTCCCGAAACAAAGCAGCTAAGTAAAAAGGGAGGAGGAAGGCCAATCGTACGGTTTGCAAGTTCCTCGAAGGCGGCGAGGTATTCAGCCACCGTGCCTCGCTGTGTTAATTTGAAAAGGGTCCCCGTGGGATCCTCGTACTGCGACGGAGCAAAACGAGTTTGAAGCGCCTGTAGGAAGCCTTGCCATGAAGTAAACTGGCGGTTACCGTTCATCCATTGGAACCAAGACAAGGCGCGACCATCCATGTAAAAGGAAGCAACGGTAAGTCTCTCATTTTCTGGGGTCtgatgatattaaaaaaattgggtgATCTTAAAGATCCAACCCATGGGGTCATTACCATCGAAACGGGGAACATCGATTTTGATTTTGTGGGTGATGGCAGGAGAAGCAACAGGGGGTGGGGAAGACGAAGCGATGGGGTCAGGGAGCACAGGGGGAAGACGGTGGAGAAGCTCGTCAAGTTTCAGAGCCATGGTCTGAAGGGTTTCAGCAAGGGAAATTTGATGGGTCGTGAGTTTGCGGATGGCTTCTTCAAGGGTAAGGGGAGAGTCAGCCATGGAGGAGGGATCAACGAGAGCACCAAGATGATAGGGGAAGAACTAGAAGACTGGTTTCGAGGGTTCCAGCACCTCCAGAAATCAAGATAAGGAAGGGAATTTAGCTTTTCATTCATTGAATTGTGCTATGATTACATGATGATTTATACTGAATTCTGTATAACAGATTTTGTCATTTTGCATTTACAGAATATCAGCAATATCCTTTATTGTTATTCTGATCATCCTACGTGGCAGCACTAAGAGCAACAGCTATATTCCCATACGGTGATGAAGGATTTTACACAAAATCCTTGAGGTAAGCGGGCCTGACAACCTTCCTCTTGGATTTACTTGCTATTCGCACCTTTGAATTAGGCTCCCCTGTATCTACTTGTATGTTTGACTCCTCTGTGTTGGCTTGTGTGCTCGGGTCCTCTGTGGCTTCGTTCATTTCTTCCTCTGCATTTGCTATTCTATCAGACAAATTCCACAAATAATATCAAGCCTtcagaacataaaaaatctagACCTGCAGAACAACCAGCTCAGTGGGCCACTTCCAGATTCATTAGGCCAGCTTAAGCATCTTGAAGTTCTAAATCTCAGTAATAATACCTTTACTTGTCCAATTCCCTCACCATTTGCAAACTTGTCATCCTTGAGAACTTTAAACCTGGCTCACAACCGACTGAATGGAACCATTCCTAAGAGTTTTGAGTTCCTCAGAAACCTGCAGGTATTAAATCTTGGAACTAATTCTTTGACTGGTGATATGCCTGTAACTCTTGGAACTCTCTCAAATTTAGTGATGTTAGACCTTTCATCTAATTTGTTAGAAGGATCTAtaaaagagtcaaattttgtaaaacttttgaaattaaAGGAACTACGTTTGTCTTGGACAaacttgttcctcagtgtcaactcTGGATGGGTTCCTCCTTTTCAGCTTGAATATGTTTTACTGAGCTCCTTTGGAATAGGTCCTAAGTTTCCAGAATGGCTAAAAAGGCAAAGTTCTGTGAAGGTTTTGACAATGTCTAAGGCAGGTATCGCAGACTTGGTTCCAAGTTGGTTTTGGAATTGGACTTTGCAAATTGAATTCCTGGATCTGTCAAACAATCTGTTAAGTGGAGACCTATCTAACATCTTTCTCAATTCCAGCGTCATAAATTTGAGTTCTAATTTGTTCAAGGGTACATTGCCAAGTGTGTCTGCAAATGTTGAAGTTCTGAATGTTGCCAATAACTCAATTTCCGGAACAATTTCTCCCTTTTTATGTGGAAAGGAAAATGCCACTAATAAGTTAAGTGTGcttgatttttcaaataatgTCTTATATGGTGATCTTGGTCACTGTTGGGTGCATTGGCAAGCATTGGTGCATTTGAACTTGGGTAGTAACAATTTGTCTGGTGTTATTCCAAACTCCATGGGGTATCTATCTCAACTTGAGTCTTTGTTGTTAGACAACAACCGCTTCTCTGGATATATTCCTTCAACACTGCAAAATTGCTCTACAATGAAATTCATTGACATGGGCAATAACCAACTTTCTGACACAATACCAGATTGGATGTGGGAAATGCAATATCTAATGGTTCTTCGTCTAAGATCCAACAATTTCAATGGCAGCATTACTCAAAAGATTTGTCAACTTTCTTCCCTTATAGTGCTGGATCTCGGCAATAACAGCCTGTCAGGATCCATTCCAAAATGTTTGGATGACATGAAGACAATGGCTGGTGAAGATGACTTCTTTGCCAACCCTTTAAGTTATTCATATGGCTCTGACTTCAGTTATAACCACTACAAGGAAACTCTTGTCTTAGTTCCCAAAGGAGATGAGTTAGAGTACAGAGACAATCTGATATTGGTGAGAATGATTGATCTTTCAAGTAATAAGCTGTCTGGAGCAATTCCATCTGAAATTTCCAAGCTATCTGCTTTGCGGTTTTTGAACTTGTCTAGAAATCATCTGTCTG from Glycine soja cultivar W05 chromosome 16, ASM419377v2, whole genome shotgun sequence harbors:
- the LOC114390144 gene encoding receptor-like protein EIX2, with protein sequence MAVLYATHVLLLILSTATTLHFSASKAARLNMTCSEKERNALLSFKHGLADPSNRLSSWSDKSDCCTWPGVHCNNTGKVMEINLDTPAGSPYRELSGEISPSLLELKYLNRLDLSSNYFVLTPIPSFLGSLESLRYLDLSLSGFMGLIPHQLGNLSNLQHLNLGYNYALQIDNLNWISRLSSLEYLDLSGSDLHKQGNWLQVLSALPSLSELHLESCQIDNLGPPKGKANFTHLQVLDLSINNLNHQIPSWLFNLSTTLVQLDLHSNLLQGQIPQIISSLQNIKNLDLQNNQLSGPLPDSLGQLKHLEVLNLSNNTFTCPIPSPFANLSSLRTLNLAHNRLNGTIPKSFEFLRNLQVLNLGTNSLTGDMPVTLGTLSNLVMLDLSSNLLEGSIKESNFVKLLKLKELRLSWTNLFLSVNSGWVPPFQLEYVLLSSFGIGPKFPEWLKRQSSVKVLTMSKAGIADLVPSWFWNWTLQIEFLDLSNNLLSGDLSNIFLNSSVINLSSNLFKGTLPSVSANVEVLNVANNSISGTISPFLCGKENATNKLSVLDFSNNVLYGDLGHCWVHWQALVHLNLGSNNLSGVIPNSMGYLSQLESLLLDNNRFSGYIPSTLQNCSTMKFIDMGNNQLSDTIPDWMWEMQYLMVLRLRSNNFNGSITQKICQLSSLIVLDLGNNSLSGSIPKCLDDMKTMAGEDDFFANPLSYSYGSDFSYNHYKETLVLVPKGDELEYRDNLILVRMIDLSSNKLSGAIPSEISKLSALRFLNLSRNHLSGGIPNDMGKMKLLESLDLSLNNISGQIPQSLSDLSFLSVLNLSYNNLSGRIPTSTQLQSFEELSYTGNPELCGPPVTKNCTDKEELTESASVGHGDGNFFGTSEFYIGMGVGFAAGFWGFCSVVFFNRTWRRAYFHYLDHLRDLIYVIIVLMVRRLHGKF